The proteins below are encoded in one region of Tessaracoccus aquimaris:
- a CDS encoding PASTA domain-containing protein, translated as MFPPLHISHDPVHRRRRGVIALLLVLLLTAGAGVGSWWWLSGRYTTVPAVASLNETKAREAADANSLGVSVREEYSETVAKGVVIDTEPGSGERLLRGGSFTLVISRGPERYPMPKVVGVSRDQAEEAIRQHFTIGAVTESFSEDAAEGQVLSASQEEGAELKPGTTVDLMVSKGKEPIRIPNVVASSAANAEKELKALGFKVDVKEENSTSVEKGQVIRQDPSGGNGNRGDTVTIVKSLGPVMVTIPGVWGKNADDAKKLLEDLDLKVEIQNDSGFGLPLNLAKSTDPAEGSQVAVGSTVKLIIV; from the coding sequence GTGTTCCCTCCGCTGCACATCTCGCACGACCCGGTGCACCGCAGGCGCCGCGGCGTCATCGCGCTGCTGCTGGTGCTGCTGCTGACCGCCGGCGCAGGCGTCGGCTCCTGGTGGTGGCTGTCCGGCCGCTACACCACCGTGCCCGCGGTGGCGAGCCTCAACGAGACGAAGGCCCGCGAGGCCGCGGACGCGAACTCGCTCGGCGTCTCGGTCCGCGAGGAGTACTCCGAGACGGTCGCGAAGGGCGTCGTGATCGACACGGAACCCGGCTCGGGTGAGCGACTGCTGCGCGGCGGAAGCTTCACGCTCGTGATCTCACGCGGCCCGGAGCGCTACCCGATGCCGAAGGTGGTGGGCGTGTCCCGCGACCAGGCCGAGGAGGCGATTCGCCAGCACTTCACGATCGGAGCGGTCACCGAGTCGTTCTCCGAGGACGCCGCCGAAGGGCAGGTGCTGTCCGCCTCACAGGAGGAGGGTGCCGAACTCAAGCCCGGCACCACCGTCGACCTCATGGTCTCCAAGGGCAAGGAGCCGATCCGGATCCCGAACGTGGTCGCCTCGAGCGCCGCGAACGCAGAGAAGGAACTCAAGGCGCTCGGCTTCAAGGTCGATGTCAAGGAGGAGAACTCCACGAGCGTCGAGAAGGGGCAGGTGATCCGGCAGGATCCCTCGGGAGGCAACGGCAACCGCGGCGACACCGTCACGATCGTCAAGTCGCTCGGCCCCGTGATGGTGACCATCCCCGGTGTGTGGGGCAAGAACGCCGACGACGCCAAGAAGTTGCTGGAGGACCTCGACCTCAAGGTGGAGATCCAGAACGACTCAGGCTTCGGGCTGCCCTTGAACCTGGCGAAGTCGACCGACCCCGCGGAGGGCTCTCAGGTCGCCGTCGGAAGCACCGTCAAGCTCATCATCGTCTGA
- a CDS encoding extracellular solute-binding protein, which produces MKKRKLPALLGAGLLALSLALSACGGGGNNNTGGGEGDGDQTLTVWTWDPAFNIYAMQEAEKVYQKDHADFKLDITEVPWDDLQAKLTTIAQSGSYKDLPDIFLMQNNAFQKNVINYPDLVASLKDSGVDFSQFPDSVKAYSTIDGQNYGVPFDAGTAITALRTDVLEEAGYTIDDFTDITWSKYIEQGKDILAKTKKPILSGQAGSSDLIMMMLQSAGGSLFDKEGNPTITDNAKLDAAVATYKELVDSGVLVEVNSWDEYVGTFVNGSVAGTVNGIWISGTIQTATDQEGKWKITDLPKLDGVDGATNYSANGGSSWAISSTGDYKLASDFLKSTFAGSTELYDTILPKAGAVAYWTPAGDSKVYAEPQKFFGDQPIYQMVVGYGKDVPVNNTGVYYYEARDAVSAALTKIIQGTDAKSALAEAQSTVEFAMK; this is translated from the coding sequence ATGAAGAAGAGGAAGCTGCCAGCCCTGCTCGGCGCTGGCCTACTCGCACTGTCCCTCGCGCTGTCTGCCTGCGGTGGCGGCGGCAACAACAACACGGGAGGTGGCGAGGGTGACGGCGACCAGACGCTGACCGTCTGGACCTGGGACCCCGCGTTCAACATCTACGCGATGCAGGAGGCCGAGAAGGTCTACCAGAAGGATCACGCCGACTTCAAGCTCGACATCACCGAGGTCCCCTGGGACGACCTGCAGGCAAAGCTCACCACCATCGCCCAGTCGGGTAGCTACAAGGACCTGCCTGACATCTTCCTGATGCAGAACAACGCGTTCCAGAAGAACGTCATCAACTACCCGGACCTGGTCGCCTCCCTCAAGGACTCGGGCGTCGACTTCAGCCAGTTCCCGGACTCGGTGAAGGCGTACTCCACCATCGACGGCCAGAACTACGGTGTGCCGTTCGATGCGGGCACGGCCATCACGGCTCTGCGCACCGACGTGCTCGAGGAGGCCGGCTACACCATCGATGACTTCACCGACATCACGTGGTCGAAGTACATCGAGCAGGGCAAGGACATCCTCGCCAAGACCAAGAAGCCGATCCTCTCGGGTCAGGCCGGGTCGTCCGACCTGATCATGATGATGCTGCAGAGCGCTGGCGGCAGCCTGTTCGACAAGGAAGGCAACCCGACCATCACCGACAACGCCAAGCTCGACGCTGCGGTGGCGACCTACAAGGAACTGGTCGATTCCGGCGTCCTGGTCGAGGTCAACTCGTGGGACGAGTATGTCGGCACCTTCGTCAACGGCAGCGTGGCTGGCACGGTCAACGGCATCTGGATCAGCGGCACCATCCAGACGGCGACCGATCAGGAGGGCAAGTGGAAGATCACCGACCTTCCCAAGCTCGACGGTGTCGACGGCGCGACCAACTACTCGGCCAACGGCGGCTCTTCCTGGGCGATCAGCTCCACGGGCGACTACAAGCTGGCCTCCGATTTCCTGAAGTCCACCTTCGCCGGTTCGACCGAGCTGTACGACACCATCCTTCCCAAGGCCGGCGCCGTCGCGTACTGGACCCCGGCTGGCGACTCCAAGGTCTACGCGGAGCCCCAGAAGTTCTTCGGTGACCAGCCGATCTACCAGATGGTCGTCGGCTACGGCAAGGACGTCCCGGTCAACAACACCGGCGTCTACTACTACGAGGCCCGCGACGCGGTCAGCGCCGCGCTGACCAAGATCATCCAGGGCACCGACGCCAAGTCCGCGCTCGCTGAGGCGCAGTCGACCGTCGAATTCGCCATGAAGTAA
- a CDS encoding LacI family DNA-binding transcriptional regulator codes for MAATTRRIPPTKTPSISDVARLAGVSAQTVSRVSRGATAVSPATKERVLLAMSELGYTPNRAARALRNGAYGSLGVIAQQLERTGDALTTTAVVAAAQELGYSATLVEVRNQDPEEISQATQRLSHSAIDGLVIIGIDNASLDAFALPANLPVVVADSRLVGRYPSVVANQIRGMQDAVNHLLDLGHRRVDHVAGAEGSQPASVRLATWRRCLTERGLEVPAAHHGDWTAESGYRIGQLLAADPEVKAVSCANDEMAIGVLRAMHEAGRSVPGDVSVVGFDGIALSEYTYPPLTTVRQDFSRLGHELVNQLVSQIKGTAGNRAHHLVIPTSLTVRGSTAPPRR; via the coding sequence ATGGCCGCGACGACGAGGCGCATCCCTCCCACCAAGACGCCCTCGATCTCCGATGTTGCGCGTCTGGCAGGCGTGTCCGCGCAGACGGTCTCGCGGGTCTCCCGCGGCGCGACCGCGGTCAGCCCCGCCACCAAGGAGCGCGTGCTGCTTGCCATGTCGGAGCTCGGCTACACCCCTAACCGCGCCGCGCGAGCGCTGCGCAACGGCGCGTACGGCAGCCTCGGCGTCATCGCGCAGCAACTGGAGCGCACCGGCGACGCGTTGACCACCACCGCCGTCGTGGCGGCGGCCCAGGAACTCGGGTACAGCGCCACGCTCGTCGAGGTCCGCAACCAGGACCCCGAGGAGATCAGCCAGGCGACCCAACGGCTTTCACACTCCGCGATCGACGGCCTGGTCATCATCGGCATCGACAACGCGAGCCTTGATGCCTTCGCGCTGCCCGCCAACCTGCCGGTCGTCGTCGCCGATTCGCGCCTGGTCGGACGTTACCCGTCTGTGGTCGCCAACCAGATCCGCGGCATGCAGGACGCCGTCAACCATCTGCTCGACCTCGGTCACCGCCGCGTCGACCACGTCGCAGGCGCGGAGGGCTCCCAGCCGGCGTCCGTGCGGCTGGCCACCTGGCGCCGCTGCCTCACCGAGCGGGGCCTGGAGGTGCCCGCCGCGCACCACGGCGACTGGACGGCCGAGTCGGGGTACCGGATCGGCCAACTGCTGGCGGCGGATCCCGAGGTGAAGGCGGTCAGCTGCGCCAACGACGAGATGGCGATCGGGGTGCTTCGGGCGATGCACGAGGCGGGTCGCAGCGTCCCGGGCGATGTGTCCGTCGTCGGCTTCGACGGCATCGCGCTCAGCGAGTACACCTATCCCCCGCTCACGACCGTCCGCCAGGACTTCTCCCGCCTCGGTCACGAGCTCGTCAACCAGTTGGTCAGCCAGATCAAGGGCACCGCAGGCAATCGCGCCCACCACCTGGTGATCCCGACCTCGTTGACGGTTCGCGGCAGCACCGCACCGCCCCGCCGCTGA
- a CDS encoding glycoside hydrolase family 2 TIM barrel-domain containing protein has protein sequence MSFERGRLADPTYYADNRMPAHSDHRWFASEGEAATGVSGFERNLNGLWKFHYAKNPDATIEGFESPDYDCSGWDDIPVPSHIQLQGYDRPQYTNVQYPWDGHENLEIGDVPTRFNPVGSYATTFTLDEPLADGERLSISFKGAESAIAVWLNGSYIGYGCDSFTPSEFDLTDALVVGENKLAAQVFKWSAASWLEDQDFYRFSGIFRDVVLYRRPATHLEDVDVRAELSEDLGEAVVTLGYRLEGEGSVAARLEGVGDLTAGEDGVLSITVTDPHLWSGEDPHLYRLVIEVRDAAGEVTEVVPERVGIRRFGIEDGVLKINGQRIVFKGVNRHEFGLNGRVMDRETTESDLKLIKAAGINSVRTSHYPNNSFFYELCDEYGVYVIDEMNLETHGLWDRIRQFGRPIEEAVPGDRPEWKPALLDRAASMYERDKNHASIVMWSCGNESFGGSTLLEVSNWFRARDSRPVHYEGVDWDPRYPATTDVVSRMYTPAAEIETFLKENRDKPFILCEYAHAMGNSFGAVDKYLDLAERDPLFQGGFIWDFSDQAIALTDRHGKKFFGYGGDCGEAPHDGEFCGNGILFADHTPTPRMQEVAYLYQGFGTDITADSVTITNKMLFTSTAEYDCVVTLARESVVLAESTLETDVAPGETVSYPLPLALPEAPGEYTVDVSYRLRKATRWGSAGQEVGWEQAVMEVPGAERVAPGAAPELINGIHNIGVRGDHFIALFSRIFGGLQSYRFGMTSDGGRELLKAVPTPNFWHAPTSNEKGWRSFFEDGDWLLASRYANLVPGENPTITTHDDSVEVTYHYALPTRPESRCDLSYRVFGDGRIDVTETLTPGAGLADLPEFGVLFTIDADYSHLRWYGEGPDECYVDRRGGARVGVYDADVADLLTPYLMPQEAGSRTGVRWAEVTNGKGAGLRFSAPSGMEFSALPWSPFEIENAAHHVDLPPIQNTFIRPALARRGVGGDDSWGARTHPEFLIPAEGQLVFQFSFIGLR, from the coding sequence ATGTCATTCGAACGTGGCCGCCTCGCGGACCCGACGTACTACGCCGACAACCGGATGCCGGCGCACTCCGACCACCGCTGGTTCGCCAGCGAGGGGGAGGCGGCCACCGGCGTCAGTGGCTTCGAGCGCAACCTGAACGGGTTGTGGAAGTTCCACTACGCCAAGAACCCGGACGCGACCATCGAGGGCTTCGAGAGCCCCGACTACGACTGCTCCGGGTGGGACGACATCCCGGTGCCATCGCACATCCAACTGCAGGGCTACGACCGGCCGCAGTACACCAACGTCCAGTATCCGTGGGACGGGCACGAGAACCTCGAGATCGGTGACGTGCCGACCAGGTTCAACCCGGTCGGCAGCTATGCGACCACCTTCACCCTTGACGAGCCCCTCGCCGACGGTGAGCGACTCAGCATCTCGTTCAAGGGCGCCGAGTCGGCCATCGCGGTGTGGCTCAACGGCTCGTACATCGGCTACGGCTGCGACTCCTTCACGCCGTCCGAGTTCGACCTCACCGACGCGCTGGTGGTCGGGGAGAACAAGCTCGCCGCGCAGGTGTTCAAGTGGTCCGCCGCCTCCTGGCTCGAGGACCAGGACTTCTACCGGTTCTCCGGCATCTTCCGCGACGTGGTGCTGTACCGGCGCCCCGCGACGCATCTTGAGGACGTCGACGTCAGGGCGGAACTCTCCGAGGATCTCGGCGAGGCCGTCGTCACGCTCGGCTACCGGTTGGAGGGCGAGGGCAGCGTCGCGGCGCGCCTGGAGGGCGTCGGCGACCTGACGGCGGGGGAGGACGGCGTGCTCAGCATCACCGTCACCGACCCGCACCTGTGGAGCGGCGAGGACCCGCACCTGTACCGGCTCGTCATCGAGGTCCGCGACGCCGCGGGCGAGGTCACCGAGGTCGTCCCCGAGCGGGTCGGCATCCGTCGCTTCGGCATCGAGGACGGCGTCCTGAAGATCAACGGTCAGAGGATCGTGTTCAAGGGCGTCAACAGGCACGAGTTCGGGCTCAACGGTCGTGTGATGGACCGCGAGACCACCGAGTCGGACCTCAAACTGATCAAGGCGGCGGGCATCAACTCGGTGCGCACCAGCCACTACCCGAACAACTCCTTCTTCTACGAGTTGTGCGACGAGTACGGCGTCTACGTCATCGACGAGATGAACCTCGAGACGCACGGCCTGTGGGACCGGATCCGGCAGTTCGGGCGCCCCATCGAGGAGGCCGTCCCCGGCGACCGTCCCGAGTGGAAGCCTGCCCTGCTCGACCGTGCCGCCTCGATGTACGAGCGAGACAAGAACCACGCGAGCATCGTGATGTGGTCCTGCGGCAACGAGTCCTTCGGCGGCTCGACGCTGCTGGAGGTGTCGAACTGGTTCAGGGCACGCGACTCCCGCCCCGTGCACTACGAGGGCGTCGACTGGGATCCGCGCTACCCGGCCACCACCGATGTCGTGTCGCGGATGTACACCCCGGCGGCCGAGATCGAGACGTTCCTCAAGGAGAACCGGGACAAGCCGTTCATCCTGTGCGAGTACGCCCACGCGATGGGCAACTCGTTCGGCGCCGTCGACAAGTACCTCGACCTCGCTGAGCGCGACCCGCTGTTCCAGGGCGGGTTCATCTGGGACTTCTCCGACCAGGCCATCGCGTTGACCGACAGGCACGGGAAGAAGTTCTTCGGCTACGGCGGCGACTGCGGCGAGGCGCCCCACGACGGCGAGTTCTGCGGCAACGGCATCCTGTTCGCCGACCACACCCCGACGCCGCGGATGCAGGAGGTCGCCTACCTGTACCAGGGCTTCGGCACCGACATCACCGCCGACTCGGTGACGATCACCAACAAGATGCTGTTCACCTCGACCGCGGAGTACGACTGCGTCGTGACGCTTGCCCGCGAGTCGGTGGTGCTCGCCGAGTCGACGCTCGAGACCGACGTCGCTCCCGGCGAGACCGTCTCCTACCCGCTGCCGCTTGCCCTGCCGGAGGCACCGGGGGAGTACACCGTCGACGTGTCCTACCGGCTGCGCAAGGCGACCCGGTGGGGCTCGGCCGGCCAGGAGGTCGGCTGGGAACAGGCAGTCATGGAGGTCCCTGGGGCCGAGCGGGTCGCGCCCGGCGCCGCTCCCGAACTGATCAACGGCATCCACAACATCGGGGTGCGCGGCGATCACTTCATCGCGCTGTTCTCGCGCATCTTCGGCGGGCTGCAGTCGTACCGCTTCGGGATGACAAGCGACGGCGGACGTGAACTGCTCAAGGCTGTCCCGACGCCGAACTTCTGGCACGCGCCCACCTCGAACGAGAAGGGCTGGCGGTCGTTCTTCGAGGACGGCGACTGGCTGCTCGCCAGCCGCTACGCCAACCTGGTGCCGGGCGAGAACCCGACCATCACCACGCACGACGACAGCGTCGAGGTCACCTACCACTACGCCCTCCCGACCCGACCCGAGAGCCGCTGCGACCTGTCGTACCGCGTCTTCGGCGACGGCAGGATCGACGTCACCGAGACCCTGACGCCGGGCGCAGGGCTCGCCGACCTGCCGGAGTTCGGGGTGCTGTTCACCATCGACGCCGACTACTCGCACCTCAGGTGGTACGGCGAGGGGCCGGACGAGTGCTACGTCGACCGCAGGGGAGGCGCGCGGGTCGGGGTCTACGACGCCGACGTCGCCGACCTGCTGACGCCCTACCTGATGCCTCAGGAGGCGGGTAGCCGCACGGGCGTCCGGTGGGCCGAGGTGACCAACGGCAAGGGCGCGGGCCTGCGCTTCTCCGCGCCGTCCGGCATGGAGTTCTCGGCGCTGCCGTGGAGCCCCTTCGAGATCGAGAACGCGGCCCACCACGTGGACCTGCCGCCGATCCAGAACACCTTCATCCGGCCCGCCCTCGCGCGCCGCGGCGTCGGTGGCGACGACTCGTGGGGCGCCCGCACGCACCCCGAGTTCCTGATCCCCGCCGAGGGGCAACTGGTCTTCCAGTTCTCCTTCATCGGGCTGCGCTGA
- a CDS encoding carbohydrate ABC transporter permease — protein MSPERRRNLTGWGFLIPAAALIAVMSFWPMIEAFILSLKTGRGLRLNFADPLWYNYARLWQDETFKLTLGNTFIYLIIQVPIMLVLALILANLLNNPTLRFKGFWRTAIFLPCAVSLVSYSLVFRTLFATDGFINDMLQGLHLIDQPVNWLGQTGTARFVIILGLIWRWTGYNMVFYLAALQNIDHSSIEAAKVDGAGAFKTFWYVTVPQLKPMILLTAIMSTNGTLQLFDESWNLTKGGPAYTTMTMSHYLYELSFQKNPNVGYGSAISYVILILVAVLAFVQMKVGDKRD, from the coding sequence ATGTCGCCGGAGAGGCGACGCAATCTGACGGGATGGGGCTTCCTCATCCCCGCCGCGGCGCTGATTGCCGTGATGAGCTTCTGGCCGATGATCGAGGCGTTCATTCTGTCTCTCAAGACCGGACGCGGCCTCAGGCTGAACTTCGCCGACCCCCTCTGGTACAACTACGCCCGCCTCTGGCAGGACGAGACGTTCAAGCTGACGCTCGGCAACACCTTCATCTACCTGATCATCCAGGTGCCGATCATGCTCGTGCTCGCGCTGATCCTGGCCAACCTGCTCAACAACCCCACCCTGCGCTTCAAGGGCTTCTGGCGCACCGCCATCTTCCTGCCGTGCGCCGTCTCGCTGGTGTCGTACTCGCTGGTGTTCCGCACACTGTTCGCAACGGACGGGTTCATCAACGACATGCTGCAGGGCCTTCACCTGATCGACCAGCCCGTGAACTGGCTCGGCCAGACGGGCACGGCCCGCTTCGTGATCATCCTCGGCCTGATCTGGCGCTGGACCGGCTACAACATGGTCTTCTACCTCGCCGCCCTGCAGAACATCGACCACTCCAGCATCGAGGCTGCCAAGGTCGACGGCGCGGGCGCGTTCAAGACGTTCTGGTACGTCACCGTTCCGCAGCTCAAGCCGATGATCCTGCTCACGGCGATCATGTCGACCAACGGCACGCTGCAGCTCTTCGACGAGTCGTGGAACCTCACAAAGGGCGGGCCGGCCTACACGACCATGACCATGTCCCACTACCTCTATGAGTTGTCCTTCCAGAAGAACCCCAATGTCGGCTACGGCTCGGCGATCTCGTACGTGATCCTGATCCTCGTCGCGGTGCTGGCATTCGTGCAGATGAAGGTGGGTGACAAGCGTGACTAG
- a CDS encoding carbohydrate ABC transporter permease, producing the protein MTRTKWRKVPGYAFLSVFALFSLFPLYFMIVSSTNTSQDVLGSRLLPGGNLIANFQALIGAADLGSAMWYSAVNAVATTLAALLVCSIAGYGFEIYHSKGKDVLMAVLLLAMMIPFAATMIPLFRLFASAGMVNSTFAVILPAISTPFLILLFRQASRNFPHEILEAARLDGLSELAIFARIYIPTMRSTYAAAAVITFMTAWNNFLWPKVILLDNAYQTMPMLISNLSAGYVTNYGVLMLAVLLASLPTMIIFLVLQRSFAAGMTGAIK; encoded by the coding sequence GTGACTAGGACCAAGTGGCGCAAGGTGCCGGGCTACGCGTTCCTCAGCGTCTTCGCGCTGTTCTCGCTCTTCCCGCTGTACTTCATGATCGTCTCGTCGACCAACACCAGCCAGGACGTGCTCGGCTCGCGGCTGCTGCCCGGCGGCAACCTGATCGCGAACTTCCAGGCCCTGATCGGCGCGGCCGACCTCGGCTCCGCCATGTGGTACTCGGCGGTCAACGCCGTCGCGACCACCCTGGCGGCCCTGCTCGTGTGTTCGATCGCGGGCTACGGCTTCGAGATCTACCACTCCAAGGGCAAGGACGTCCTGATGGCCGTCCTGCTGCTCGCCATGATGATCCCGTTCGCCGCGACCATGATTCCGCTGTTCCGCCTCTTCGCGAGCGCAGGCATGGTCAACTCGACGTTCGCCGTCATCCTCCCCGCCATCTCGACGCCCTTCCTGATCCTGCTCTTCCGGCAGGCGTCGCGGAACTTCCCGCACGAGATCCTGGAGGCCGCGCGCCTCGACGGGCTCAGCGAGTTGGCGATCTTCGCGCGCATCTACATCCCCACGATGCGCTCGACCTATGCGGCCGCCGCCGTCATCACCTTCATGACGGCGTGGAACAACTTCCTCTGGCCGAAGGTCATCCTGCTCGACAACGCGTACCAGACCATGCCGATGCTCATCTCGAACCTGAGCGCCGGCTATGTCACGAACTACGGCGTGCTGATGCTCGCCGTGCTGTTGGCTTCACTGCCGACGATGATCATCTTCCTGGTCCTCCAGCGCAGCTTCGCCGCTGGCATGACCGGGGCCATCAAGTGA